One segment of Streptomyces sp. NBC_00576 DNA contains the following:
- a CDS encoding amino acid permease has protein sequence MSEQSLQDGTAKKAVHVDAGDAGYSKSLKARHVNMIAIGGAIGTGLFLGAGGRLADAGPSLFIAYAVCGVFAFLVVRALGELVLYRPSSGAFVSYAREFLGEKGAYIAGWMYFLNWATTGIADITAVALYTHYWGLFSDIPQWVLALIALAVVLTVNLISVRMFGEMEFWFAIIKVSALVVFMLIGIFLLVTQHEVDGTTPGPSLITDNGGVFPNGLLPMLLIIQGVVFAYASVELVGVAAGETENPEKIMPKAINSIMWRVGLFYVGSVVLLAMLLPWNKYTSGESPFVTVLSNIGIPAAGGVMNLVVLTAAMSSLNSGLYSTGRILRSMAMSGSAPKFTGNMSRSQVPYGGILLTSGFCVLGVGLNFVVPADAFEIVLNFAAIGILATWGMIMICHLVFWRKTENGELTRPSYRLPGSPWTELVTLAFLASVLVLMYADGGAGRTTVLCLPLIAGVLVAGWYGVRGQVARKAAEARGTNESTEAGGSAGADA, from the coding sequence GTGAGCGAGCAATCCCTCCAGGACGGTACGGCGAAGAAGGCCGTGCACGTCGACGCCGGTGACGCGGGCTACAGCAAGTCGCTGAAGGCCCGGCACGTCAACATGATCGCCATCGGCGGTGCCATCGGCACCGGCCTGTTCCTCGGCGCCGGCGGCCGGCTGGCCGACGCGGGCCCGTCCCTCTTCATCGCCTACGCGGTCTGCGGCGTCTTCGCCTTCCTCGTCGTCCGGGCGCTGGGCGAACTCGTCCTGTACCGGCCCTCGTCCGGCGCGTTCGTGTCGTACGCCCGCGAGTTCCTGGGTGAGAAGGGCGCGTACATCGCGGGCTGGATGTACTTCCTGAACTGGGCCACCACCGGCATCGCCGACATCACCGCGGTGGCCCTCTACACCCACTACTGGGGCCTGTTCTCCGACATCCCGCAGTGGGTGCTCGCGCTGATCGCCCTGGCGGTCGTCCTCACCGTGAACCTGATCTCGGTGAGGATGTTCGGCGAAATGGAGTTCTGGTTCGCCATCATCAAGGTCAGCGCCCTCGTCGTCTTCATGCTGATCGGCATCTTCCTGCTGGTCACCCAGCACGAGGTCGACGGCACCACCCCCGGACCGTCCCTGATCACCGACAACGGCGGCGTCTTCCCCAACGGCCTGCTGCCCATGCTGCTGATCATCCAGGGCGTCGTCTTCGCCTACGCCTCCGTCGAACTCGTCGGTGTCGCGGCGGGCGAGACCGAGAACCCCGAGAAGATCATGCCGAAGGCGATCAACTCGATCATGTGGCGGGTCGGCCTCTTCTACGTCGGCTCGGTCGTCCTCCTCGCAATGCTGCTGCCGTGGAACAAGTACACGTCGGGGGAGAGCCCCTTCGTGACCGTCCTCTCCAACATCGGCATCCCGGCGGCCGGCGGCGTGATGAACCTGGTCGTCCTCACGGCGGCCATGTCGTCCCTCAACTCGGGCCTGTACTCCACCGGCCGCATCCTGCGCTCGATGGCGATGTCCGGCTCCGCGCCGAAGTTCACCGGCAACATGAGCCGCAGCCAGGTCCCGTACGGCGGCATCCTGCTCACCAGCGGCTTCTGCGTACTCGGCGTCGGCCTCAACTTCGTCGTCCCCGCCGACGCGTTCGAGATCGTGCTGAACTTCGCCGCGATCGGCATCCTCGCCACCTGGGGCATGATCATGATCTGCCACTTGGTGTTCTGGCGGAAGACCGAGAACGGCGAGCTGACCAGGCCGAGCTACCGCCTCCCCGGCTCCCCGTGGACCGAGCTCGTGACGCTGGCCTTCCTCGCCTCCGTCCTCGTCCTGATGTACGCCGACGGCGGCGCCGGCCGCACCACCGTGCTGTGTCTCCCGCTGATCGCCGGGGTACTGGTCGCGGGCTGGTACGGCGTCCGCGGACAGGTGGCCCGCAAGGCCGCCGAAGCGCGCGGGACCAATGAATCCACCGAAGCCGGCGGGTCGGCCGGAGCCGACGCGTGA
- a CDS encoding asparaginase codes for MYGSSLADAPAIREPLHSPVAHLVRGGVIEGIHYGSVVVLGADGQVELQVGDIEAAFYPRSALKPVQAVAMLRAGLPLDGELLSLAAASHSGEERHLAGSRRILELAGLAEDDLRNVLDLPFDPVVRDAWIREGRLPSRLAQNCSGKHAAMLYTCKLNGWPLDTYLDPGHPLQQAIAEIVEDLTGQRIAQVTVDGCGAPLFSISLHGLARAAARITTAAPDTPEALVADAMRDHAEMASGSGRDVAALMRAVPGLLSKDGFEGVQVAALPDGRAVAVKIADGANRARVPVTAAALARTGVDPAVLTEFAGEPLLGGGQPVGSIRPVRALDPLPAGPAYT; via the coding sequence ATGTACGGCAGTTCTCTCGCGGACGCTCCCGCGATCCGCGAACCTCTCCACTCGCCCGTCGCGCACCTTGTGCGCGGCGGGGTCATCGAGGGCATCCACTACGGTTCCGTCGTCGTCCTCGGCGCCGACGGCCAGGTGGAGCTGCAGGTGGGCGACATCGAGGCGGCCTTCTATCCGCGCTCCGCCCTGAAGCCGGTCCAGGCGGTGGCCATGCTCAGGGCCGGTCTGCCCCTCGACGGCGAGCTGCTCTCCCTGGCCGCCGCCAGCCATTCCGGTGAGGAACGCCACCTGGCCGGCTCCCGCCGCATCCTGGAGCTGGCCGGCCTCGCCGAGGACGACCTGCGCAACGTGCTGGATCTGCCGTTCGACCCGGTCGTCCGGGACGCCTGGATACGCGAGGGTCGCCTGCCCTCCCGCCTCGCCCAGAACTGCTCCGGCAAGCACGCGGCCATGCTCTACACCTGCAAACTCAACGGCTGGCCCCTCGACACCTACCTCGACCCCGGCCACCCCCTCCAGCAGGCGATCGCCGAGATCGTCGAGGACCTCACCGGCCAGCGCATCGCCCAGGTGACCGTCGACGGCTGCGGCGCACCCCTCTTCTCCATCTCCTTGCACGGCCTCGCCCGCGCCGCGGCCCGGATCACCACCGCCGCCCCCGACACCCCGGAGGCGCTGGTCGCCGACGCGATGCGCGACCACGCCGAGATGGCCTCCGGTTCCGGCCGGGACGTGGCCGCGCTGATGCGGGCCGTACCCGGGCTGCTCAGCAAGGACGGCTTCGAGGGCGTCCAGGTCGCTGCCCTGCCGGACGGCCGCGCCGTCGCGGTGAAGATCGCCGACGGCGCGAACCGGGCCCGCGTCCCGGTGACGGCGGCGGCACTCGCCCGGACCGGCGTCGACCCGGCGGTGCTCACCGAGTTCGCGGGCGAACCGCTGCTCGGCGGCGGCCAACCGGTCGGCAGCATCCGCCCGGTCCGCGCCCTGGACCCGCTTCCCGCGGGACCGGCGTACACCTGA
- the aspA gene encoding aspartate ammonia-lyase — protein sequence MTAAAQRSAAAVHRSEHDLLGDRDVPAEVYWGVHTLRATENFPITGMTISAYPHLIDALAAVKEAAALANEELGLLEPKKAAAIVEACQEIRAGKLHDQFVVDVIQGGAGTSTNMNANEVIANRALELLGHEKGQYQHLHPNEDVNLGQSTNDVYPTAVKVATVFAVRGLLQAMTVLQDAFARKAVEFHDVLKMGRTQLQDAVPMTLGQEFSAYAVMIEEDRSRLAEAVELIHEINLGATAIGTGLNAPAGYAESARRHLSAITGLPLVTAANLVEATQDCGAFVQMSGVLKRVAVKLSKSCNDLRLLSSGPRAGLGEINLPPVQAGSSIMPGKVNPVIPEVVNQVAFEVIGNDVTITMAAEAGQLQLNAFEPIILHSLSESITHLRAACLTLAERCVDGITANTEALRASVENSIGLVTALNPYIGYTAATDIAKEALVTGRGVAELVLEKGLLPAERLADLLRPEILAGNGA from the coding sequence ATGACCGCAGCAGCCCAGCGCAGCGCCGCCGCAGTCCACCGCAGCGAACACGACCTGCTCGGAGACCGGGACGTTCCCGCCGAGGTGTACTGGGGTGTACACACCCTGCGCGCGACGGAGAACTTCCCCATCACCGGCATGACCATCTCCGCCTACCCGCACCTCATCGACGCCCTCGCCGCCGTCAAGGAGGCCGCCGCCCTCGCGAACGAGGAACTCGGGCTCCTTGAGCCGAAGAAGGCCGCCGCGATCGTCGAGGCGTGCCAGGAGATCCGCGCGGGCAAGCTGCACGACCAGTTCGTCGTCGACGTCATCCAGGGCGGGGCCGGCACCTCGACGAACATGAACGCCAACGAGGTGATCGCGAACCGGGCGCTGGAACTCCTGGGCCACGAGAAGGGCCAGTACCAGCACCTGCACCCCAACGAGGACGTCAACCTCGGGCAGTCCACCAACGACGTGTACCCGACCGCCGTCAAGGTCGCGACCGTCTTCGCCGTGCGCGGGCTCCTCCAGGCGATGACCGTGCTGCAGGATGCCTTCGCCCGCAAGGCGGTCGAGTTCCACGACGTGCTGAAGATGGGCCGCACCCAGCTCCAGGACGCGGTACCGATGACGCTCGGGCAGGAGTTCTCGGCGTACGCCGTGATGATCGAGGAGGACCGCAGCCGCCTCGCGGAGGCGGTCGAGCTGATCCATGAGATCAACCTCGGCGCCACCGCGATCGGTACGGGCCTCAACGCCCCCGCCGGGTATGCCGAGTCGGCCCGCCGTCATCTCTCCGCGATCACCGGGCTGCCGCTGGTGACAGCCGCGAACCTGGTCGAGGCGACCCAGGACTGCGGGGCTTTCGTCCAGATGTCGGGGGTGCTGAAGCGGGTCGCGGTCAAGCTCTCCAAGAGCTGCAACGACCTGCGGCTGCTGTCCTCCGGGCCGCGCGCGGGCCTCGGTGAGATCAACCTGCCGCCGGTACAGGCCGGTTCGTCCATCATGCCCGGCAAGGTCAACCCGGTGATCCCCGAGGTCGTCAACCAGGTCGCCTTCGAGGTGATCGGCAACGACGTCACCATCACCATGGCCGCCGAGGCCGGACAGCTCCAGCTCAACGCCTTCGAGCCGATCATCCTGCACTCCCTGTCGGAGTCCATCACCCACCTGCGCGCCGCCTGCCTCACCCTCGCCGAGCGCTGCGTGGACGGCATCACCGCCAACACCGAGGCGCTGCGCGCGAGCGTGGAGAACTCCATCGGCCTGGTCACCGCCCTCAACCCCTACATCGGGTACACGGCCGCCACCGACATCGCCAAAGAGGCACTCGTCACCGGCCGCGGTGTCGCCGAACTCGTCCTGGAAAAGGGCCTGTTGCCCGCCGAACGACTCGCCGACCTGCTGCGCCCCGAGATCCTGGCGGGCAACGGCGCGTAG
- a CDS encoding glutaminase: MAIMASAPSTSPPTFLPVLERIAEEIGRTPGRGRPADYIPALAARDPRSFGMAVAELDGTVYGVGDWRQPFSAQSVTKVFTLALDLAREGDELWEHVGREPSGNPFNSLIQLEYENGIPRNPFINAGALVVTDRLHTRTGDAAGALLDFLRAESGNPGLTFDKEVATSEAGRGHRNAALAHFMASYGNIDNPVPDLLEQYFRQCSVEASCADLALATGFLARHGVRADGTRLLTRSQSKQINAIMLTCGTYDAAGDFAYRVGLPGKSGVGGGIIAVVPGRCTLCVWSPGLDERGNSVAGVAALDRFTTLTGVSVF, encoded by the coding sequence ATGGCGATCATGGCATCAGCTCCGTCGACCTCGCCCCCGACCTTTTTGCCGGTCCTGGAACGCATCGCCGAGGAGATCGGCCGTACCCCCGGCCGAGGACGTCCCGCCGACTACATCCCGGCGCTCGCCGCCCGTGACCCGCGCAGCTTCGGCATGGCCGTCGCCGAACTCGACGGCACGGTCTACGGGGTGGGGGACTGGCGGCAGCCGTTCTCCGCGCAGTCCGTCACCAAGGTGTTCACGCTCGCCCTCGACCTGGCCCGCGAGGGCGACGAACTCTGGGAGCACGTCGGCCGCGAACCCTCCGGCAACCCGTTCAACTCCCTGATCCAGCTGGAGTACGAGAACGGCATTCCGCGCAACCCGTTCATCAACGCGGGCGCCCTCGTCGTCACCGACCGCCTGCACACCCGTACCGGCGACGCGGCCGGGGCACTTCTGGACTTCCTGCGCGCGGAGTCCGGCAACCCCGGCCTCACGTTCGACAAGGAGGTCGCCACCTCCGAGGCCGGACGCGGCCACCGCAACGCCGCCCTCGCCCACTTCATGGCCTCCTACGGCAACATCGACAACCCGGTGCCGGACCTGCTGGAGCAGTACTTCCGCCAGTGCTCGGTCGAGGCGTCCTGCGCCGACCTGGCCCTCGCCACCGGCTTCCTGGCCCGCCACGGCGTCCGCGCCGACGGCACCCGCCTGCTGACCCGCAGCCAGTCCAAGCAGATCAACGCCATCATGCTGACCTGCGGCACCTACGACGCGGCAGGCGACTTCGCCTACCGAGTAGGCCTTCCCGGCAAGAGTGGAGTCGGCGGCGGCATCATCGCCGTCGTCCCCGGCCGCTGCACGCTGTGCGTATGGAGCCCGGGGCTCGACGAACGGGGCAACTCGGTGGCGGGGGTGGCGGCCCTGGACCGTTTTACGACACTGACCGGAGTGTCGGTCTTCTGA
- the mptB gene encoding polyprenol phosphomannose-dependent alpha 1,6 mannosyltransferase MptB: MQVPPTNLPRCQAIGLIGTACLALGGETAGALPAHELITPSSARAALGLVGVYFGVVLLIAAWALLGKLVRSTNPPTVRSLMLVLVIWAAPLLLAPPLFSRDVYSYLAQGAMVDAHMDVYTHGPALLGGPLAAEVAPVWQQTGAPYGPVFLAVASGLSGLTRGEIPAGLFGMRLVALLGVALMAAALPRLARHSGADPAAALWLGALNPLVLLHLVAGAHNDAIMLGLLGAGLVAALGRWPVLGAVLVTLAALVKAPAVLGLAAVVALQIRAGRSPVRAVLTTVSAALATTVAATALAGTGYGWIGALKTPVSPQNWALTSLLGRATAAALTEIGSDLAPLAVPAWHLLGLAITALAIAFIWLRRPRLSPLYALGLSLAVVVVLGPAIRPWYALWALFLIAAAAPSTSSAIRRRLAAVTGVVALLALPSGAPAGTEELILAVSGGALAVVVLWQAHQAAPAPLRESTV; encoded by the coding sequence GTGCAGGTTCCCCCGACAAACCTCCCCCGCTGCCAGGCCATAGGCCTCATCGGCACCGCATGCCTCGCCCTCGGAGGCGAAACCGCCGGAGCCCTCCCCGCACACGAACTCATCACACCCTCTTCGGCCCGCGCCGCACTGGGCCTGGTCGGCGTCTACTTCGGCGTCGTCCTCCTGATCGCCGCCTGGGCCCTGCTCGGCAAGCTGGTCCGCAGCACAAATCCGCCCACCGTACGGTCCCTGATGCTCGTCCTCGTCATCTGGGCCGCCCCGCTCCTCCTCGCCCCACCCCTCTTCAGCCGCGACGTCTACAGCTACCTCGCCCAGGGCGCGATGGTCGACGCGCACATGGACGTGTACACGCACGGCCCCGCCCTGCTCGGCGGCCCGCTCGCCGCCGAGGTCGCCCCCGTGTGGCAGCAGACCGGCGCCCCCTACGGCCCGGTCTTCCTCGCCGTCGCGTCCGGGCTCTCCGGACTGACCCGCGGCGAGATCCCCGCAGGCCTCTTCGGCATGCGGCTGGTCGCACTGCTCGGCGTGGCACTGATGGCGGCGGCTTTGCCCCGCCTCGCCCGGCACAGCGGCGCCGACCCGGCAGCCGCGCTCTGGCTCGGCGCCCTCAACCCACTGGTCCTGCTGCACCTGGTGGCCGGTGCCCACAACGACGCGATCATGCTCGGGCTGCTCGGCGCCGGTCTGGTGGCGGCGCTGGGCCGATGGCCGGTCCTGGGCGCCGTACTCGTCACGCTCGCCGCCCTCGTCAAGGCACCCGCGGTCCTCGGCCTCGCCGCGGTCGTGGCGCTCCAGATCCGCGCGGGCCGCAGCCCGGTGCGGGCCGTACTGACCACGGTGAGCGCGGCACTCGCCACCACCGTCGCCGCCACCGCGCTGGCGGGCACCGGATACGGCTGGATAGGCGCCCTGAAAACCCCGGTGTCGCCCCAGAACTGGGCCCTCACCAGCCTCCTCGGCCGTGCGACGGCCGCCGCGCTCACGGAGATCGGCAGCGATCTGGCGCCGCTCGCCGTCCCCGCCTGGCATCTGCTCGGCCTCGCGATCACGGCCCTCGCCATCGCCTTCATATGGTTGCGCCGTCCGCGCCTCAGCCCGCTCTACGCACTCGGCCTCAGCCTGGCCGTCGTGGTCGTCCTCGGCCCGGCGATCCGGCCGTGGTACGCCCTGTGGGCCCTGTTCCTCATCGCCGCCGCGGCGCCCAGCACCAGTTCGGCGATACGCCGACGCCTGGCGGCCGTCACCGGAGTCGTTGCGCTCCTCGCCCTGCCGAGCGGTGCGCCCGCGGGGACCGAGGAGCTGATCCTGGCCGTCTCCGGCGGCGCGCTGGCCGTGGTCGTCCTCTGGCAGGCCCACCAAGCGGCCCCGGCACCCCTGCGGGAGAGCACGGTATGA
- a CDS encoding glycosyltransferase 87 family protein codes for MRLPRTDRERLLLVLALAVTVTVFTATVPLLRGWFDLRVYYGTVDTWVHHGGRIYDYRVPGTAYGFTYPPFAAVSMLPMALLGLRAAITAALLLNLAALGAVVWMLAGPVLRRYGWYGWALTGCALALFEPVRDTVSFGQVNLVLLALVLTDAWLLTTGRARWAGIGIGLAAAIKLTPALFIGLLLLAGRRRAAGVATAVAGAATALAAWVAPDASRFYWSEALWDTGRIGKAAYVSNQSLQGVLARLAAPGEPSRAVWLVVVLVVLGVWVWRARRAVAVGDWWAAFALTGLTACLVSPITWVHHLVWLLPSFAVLLRGGHARLAGVLYAVLCTSVVWLWFDDASGVDGFVGGSAYVWVTFGLLLWLPVDDAGQTRFTPPIRSASDTAPAPSTAAPTIVQVSGHPGPLSDVTVAATGTGTRTGASGPAGDTGRAATSEPTGSTRPAASNPQSSSERASS; via the coding sequence GTGAGACTGCCCCGCACCGACCGGGAACGGCTGCTCCTGGTGCTCGCCCTCGCCGTCACGGTCACCGTGTTCACGGCGACGGTGCCCTTGCTGCGCGGCTGGTTCGACCTGCGCGTCTACTACGGAACCGTCGACACCTGGGTTCACCACGGCGGCCGGATCTACGACTACCGGGTGCCGGGCACGGCGTACGGCTTCACCTATCCGCCGTTCGCGGCCGTCAGCATGCTCCCGATGGCACTGCTCGGGCTGCGTGCCGCGATCACCGCCGCGCTGCTCCTCAACCTGGCGGCGCTCGGCGCGGTGGTGTGGATGCTCGCCGGACCCGTGCTGCGCCGGTACGGCTGGTACGGCTGGGCCTTGACCGGGTGCGCACTGGCGCTGTTCGAACCCGTCCGCGACACCGTCAGCTTCGGCCAGGTGAACCTCGTGCTGCTGGCCCTTGTCCTCACCGACGCCTGGCTGCTGACGACCGGTCGGGCCCGCTGGGCGGGTATCGGGATCGGGCTCGCCGCCGCCATCAAGCTGACGCCGGCCCTCTTCATCGGGTTGCTGCTGCTCGCCGGTCGACGGCGGGCCGCCGGGGTCGCGACGGCTGTCGCCGGTGCGGCCACCGCGCTCGCGGCGTGGGTCGCGCCGGACGCCTCGCGGTTCTACTGGAGCGAGGCGCTGTGGGACACCGGGCGCATCGGGAAGGCGGCGTACGTCTCCAACCAGTCCCTCCAGGGTGTGCTCGCGCGACTGGCCGCGCCCGGCGAACCGAGCCGTGCCGTGTGGCTGGTGGTGGTTCTGGTCGTTCTCGGTGTCTGGGTGTGGCGGGCTCGTCGGGCCGTCGCGGTGGGGGACTGGTGGGCCGCGTTCGCCCTCACCGGGCTGACCGCGTGTCTGGTCAGCCCGATCACCTGGGTGCACCATCTCGTCTGGCTGCTCCCGTCGTTCGCCGTTCTGCTGCGCGGCGGGCACGCGCGCTTGGCGGGTGTTCTGTACGCGGTGCTGTGCACGAGCGTGGTGTGGCTGTGGTTCGACGACGCGTCCGGCGTCGACGGCTTCGTCGGCGGCAGCGCGTACGTCTGGGTCACGTTCGGGTTGCTGCTGTGGCTGCCGGTGGACGATGCCGGTCAGACCCGCTTCACGCCCCCGATCCGCAGCGCCAGCGACACCGCTCCGGCACCGAGCACGGCCGCTCCCACGATCGTCCAGGTCTCGGGCCACCCAGGCCCGCTGTCGGACGTCACGGTGGCGGCCACCGGCACCGGCACCCGCACCGGCGCCTCGGGCCCCGCGGGCGATACCGGCCGTGCGGCGACCAGTGAGCCGACGGGATCGACGCGTCCGGCGGCCTCGAACCCCCAGTCGAGCAGTGAGCGGGCCTCCTCGTAG
- the rho gene encoding transcription termination factor Rho has translation MTTTLEHPPVEQLPPARIATGVLDIDGNGKGYLRAADSCLPTPTDLQVSPALIRRYSLRKGDLVAGSQGSQRALTEVGLVNGRTPEELRGRRHFRDLTPLHPRDRLRLEHPAAGLTGRVTDLIAPVGKGQRGLIVAPPKTGKTVLLQQVAAAVAGNHPECHLMVVLLDERPEEVTDMRRSVRGEVYASTFDKAPKQHIALAELVVERAKRLVEAGEDVVILLDSLTRLCRAHNNAAASGGRTLSGGVDAAAILGPKRLFGAARLAEEGGSLTILATALVETGSRADDFFFEELKGTGNLELRLSRELASRRVYPAVDINPSGTRREELLLSPAELTTVQGLRRALQTRDGQASLETLLERLRDTPDNATFLRRIQPTLPA, from the coding sequence ATGACCACCACACTCGAACACCCCCCTGTAGAACAACTGCCCCCGGCCCGGATCGCGACCGGTGTCCTCGACATCGACGGCAACGGGAAGGGGTACCTGCGGGCCGCCGACAGCTGCCTGCCCACACCCACCGACCTCCAGGTCTCCCCCGCGCTGATCCGGCGTTACAGCCTGCGCAAGGGCGACCTCGTCGCTGGCTCACAAGGCAGCCAGCGCGCTCTGACCGAGGTCGGGCTGGTCAACGGCCGTACGCCCGAAGAGCTGCGCGGCCGTCGCCACTTCCGCGACCTCACCCCGCTGCACCCGCGCGACCGGCTCCGCCTCGAACATCCGGCGGCCGGACTCACCGGGCGCGTCACCGACCTGATCGCACCCGTCGGCAAGGGCCAGCGCGGGCTGATCGTGGCCCCGCCCAAGACCGGCAAGACGGTGCTGCTCCAGCAGGTCGCGGCGGCCGTCGCCGGCAACCACCCCGAGTGCCACCTGATGGTGGTGCTGCTCGACGAGCGGCCCGAGGAGGTGACCGACATGCGGCGCTCCGTGCGCGGCGAGGTGTACGCCTCGACCTTCGACAAGGCGCCCAAGCAGCACATCGCGCTCGCCGAACTCGTCGTCGAGCGAGCCAAGCGGCTCGTCGAGGCGGGCGAGGACGTCGTGATCCTCCTGGACTCCCTCACCCGGCTGTGCAGGGCCCACAACAACGCGGCCGCCTCCGGTGGCCGCACCCTCAGCGGCGGGGTCGACGCCGCCGCGATTCTCGGGCCGAAGCGGCTGTTCGGCGCCGCACGCCTGGCCGAGGAGGGCGGCTCACTGACGATCCTCGCCACGGCCCTGGTGGAGACCGGCTCCCGCGCCGACGACTTCTTCTTCGAGGAGCTGAAGGGCACCGGCAACCTGGAGCTGCGGCTGAGCCGCGAGCTGGCGTCCCGGCGCGTGTACCCGGCCGTCGACATCAACCCTTCCGGCACCCGTCGCGAGGAACTCCTGCTGTCCCCGGCCGAGTTGACGACCGTGCAGGGACTGCGGCGGGCCCTGCAGACGCGGGACGGCCAGGCGAGCCTGGAGACCCTCCTGGAGCGGCTCCGCGACACGCCCGACAACGCGACCTTCCTTCGGCGGATCCAACCGACGCTGCCTGCGTAA
- a CDS encoding class I SAM-dependent methyltransferase — protein MTTDEHARMMRANEANWDARTPVHLASRFYGLPESLDPSRWFASWEWEDLGALADRDVLHLQCHLGTETLAFAERGARAVGLDFSEASVSAARGIAARAGLDVAYVRANVYDAVEALAERRFDIVYTGKGALCYLPDLDSWAETVSRLLRPGGLLYIVEFHPLLNSLGPKPTPDDTGELLLRHDYLGARGAVHRDATFTYTDGPAVAGATESFEWMHGMDEVVNALIGAGLTIRRLRESDELPWPRWPRMERTASGWWRLPEPRIPLLYGLLASR, from the coding sequence ATGACCACCGACGAGCACGCGCGGATGATGCGGGCCAACGAGGCCAACTGGGACGCCCGTACCCCCGTACATCTCGCCAGCCGTTTCTACGGGTTGCCCGAGAGCCTCGATCCGTCGCGCTGGTTCGCCTCCTGGGAGTGGGAGGACCTCGGCGCACTGGCCGACCGCGATGTGCTCCACCTGCAGTGCCACCTCGGCACGGAGACCCTTGCCTTCGCCGAGCGCGGGGCACGGGCCGTCGGGCTCGACTTCTCCGAGGCGTCCGTGTCGGCCGCGCGCGGCATCGCGGCGAGGGCGGGCCTCGACGTGGCCTACGTACGGGCGAACGTGTACGACGCCGTGGAGGCCCTGGCGGAGCGGCGGTTCGACATCGTGTACACCGGGAAGGGCGCCCTGTGCTATCTGCCCGACCTGGACAGCTGGGCGGAAACGGTGTCCCGACTCCTGCGCCCCGGCGGCCTGTTGTACATCGTGGAGTTCCATCCGCTGCTCAACTCGCTCGGCCCGAAGCCTACTCCGGACGACACCGGTGAACTCCTGCTGCGGCACGACTACTTGGGGGCGCGGGGCGCCGTGCACCGCGATGCGACATTCACGTACACCGACGGGCCGGCCGTGGCGGGGGCGACCGAGAGCTTCGAGTGGATGCACGGAATGGACGAGGTCGTCAACGCGTTGATCGGGGCGGGACTGACCATCCGACGGTTGCGCGAGAGCGACGAACTGCCCTGGCCACGCTGGCCCCGTATGGAACGTACGGCGTCGGGCTGGTGGCGGTTGCCCGAGCCGCGCATCCCGCTCCTCTACGGACTCCTCGCGAGCCGCTGA
- a CDS encoding nuclear transport factor 2 family protein: MRAFREAVEAGDLDAVEKLLAENVVFTSPVAFRPYPGKAITAAILRAVIRVFEDFRYEREIGAPDSRDHALVFRARVGGRELQGCDFLHLDEDGLIDELAVMVRPLSAAQELAAAMGAQFEQIAQEAKAAESA; encoded by the coding sequence ATGCGTGCATTTCGTGAGGCGGTGGAGGCCGGGGATCTCGACGCCGTCGAAAAGCTGTTGGCGGAGAACGTCGTGTTCACCAGCCCGGTCGCGTTCCGGCCGTACCCCGGGAAGGCGATCACCGCGGCGATCCTGCGTGCTGTGATCCGGGTCTTCGAGGACTTCCGGTACGAGCGGGAGATCGGCGCCCCCGACAGCCGTGACCACGCGCTCGTGTTCAGGGCGCGGGTCGGCGGGCGCGAACTCCAGGGCTGCGACTTCCTGCACCTCGACGAGGACGGTCTGATCGACGAGCTGGCCGTCATGGTCCGCCCGCTGTCGGCCGCGCAGGAGCTGGCGGCGGCCATGGGCGCCCAGTTCGAGCAGATCGCGCAGGAGGCGAAAGCCGCCGAGTCCGCCTGA